Below is a window of Rhizobium jaguaris DNA.
TTTGAGGGACGACTCATTTTCGAGATCGACCTCAGCGAAATGTTCCGCCGCCGGTGCCAGGATGATCTTATCCCGGTCGCCAAAGAATGAGATCTGGGTTTTTGCCATCCGCTTCAAAAGAAATATGCGCAGGGCCAATTCATAATAGGGGTCCGTGAGCAGAACGATGGCTTTGAATCCCTTGTCGAGAAACTCCTCATAATTCCGCAGCAGCAGGCGCCCGCTGATATAAATCGACTGGATGGCGTTGAGATGAAAGGCCTGGAGCGCGGTTTCATGGCCGAAACGCTCTACGGACGACAGCTCATATTGAAAATGACGGCCGCAGTGATAATCGAATTTGACCATCGGCAGGAGCTGTGTTTCCAGGCGCAGGATCTTCAGTGGGACCGGTTGCGACACTTGTGGCCGCCGATAGATCAACACTCCCGACATCCTCGGTGTAAACGAGGCGCTCTACCAACTGAGCTAATCGCCCGTCATGCAAGCGGGTCATTGGCCCGCCGCGTTCGGTGGCCGTGATCTATGCGGAACGGCAAAAAACCGCAAGAGTGTTTGTGAAGATTTTTTGATTTTTTTGATGGCGTCGCTCCGTCAAGTCGATATCGATACTCCGTCCTTTCGCAAAAGCAGCCTGGCTCTGGAGCGTGTATGAGCCGCTTTTGAAATGCGTGAGACGCGAACCTGCCATGCCAAATCGGCGGAGCCGGAATGTGTCGGCGACGGTCGCGCAAACAATTCGCACTCTGTCATGGATTTGTATTTAAACCTGCTTGACACCCAAACACGAACCCCGTAGTTAGCCGCTCATCGAACGGCGAGAGGCCGCTTTGATGGATGCGAGAGCATCCGGAATGCTTGAAATGAAGTGCGGGTGTAGCTCAGTCGGTTAGAGTGCCGGCCTGTCACGCCGGAGGTCGCGGGTTCGAGCCCCGTCACTCGCGCCATTTTAAAGCATAATTGCCGGATTTCGCATGGCCGATAGGTCAAACGATGCGCGGGTGTAGCTCAGTCGGTTAGAGTGCCGGCCTGTCACGCCGGAGGTCGCGGGTTCGAGCCCCGTCACTCGCGCCATTTGTTTCAAGCCATTACAATCAATCATCAATTTGCTGCGACTGCGAAAACACCGTTCCGCGTTTGCGCGGATTTGTCGCGATATCGTTGCAGCTTGTTGATAAGCCGTGTTCGGTAGTGCTTGAAACGACATATTCAAAAGGCTTGCGCCCGCGCTCCGGCTGCGCTAACCACGGCTCTGTTGCAACGCTCTTTCGCTTGGCTTGGGCATTTGCTCAGAGGCGCCACCCCGGCGCCCATGGCAAGCAGGGATGGACATGATGACTGGACTGCTCAGTTCCTATATTCCGATAGCGATTTTCATTGGTATTGCCGTGGTGATCGGCCTGGCGTTGTTGATTACGCCGTTTGCCGTCGCCTTCAAGGCGCCTGATTCGGAAAAGCTGTCGGCTTACGAATGCGGCTTCAACGCATTCGACGACGCCCGCATGAAATTCGACATCCGCTTCTATCTTGTGTCGATTCTCTTCATCATCTTTGACCTGGAAGTCGCCTTCCTTTTCCCCTGGGCCGTATCCTTCGGTGCGATCGGCTGGTTCGGGTTCTGGTCGATGATGGTGTTCCTGGCGGTGCTGACCATCGGCTTTATCTATGAATGGAAGAAGGGAGCGCTCGAATGGGAGTAGCCCAAAGCAACACGACGCTCGTTGCGCCGCAGCCGAAGGGGATCATCGATCCCGCAACCGGCAAGCCCGTTGGCGGCAATGATCCGTTCTTCGGCGAGATCAACAATGAGCTCGCCGACAAGGGCTTCCTGGTCACCTCGACCGACGAGCTGATCAACTGGGCCCGTACCGGCTCGCTGATGTGGATGACCTTCGGCCTTGCTTGCTGCGCCGTCGAAATGATGCAGGTTTCCATGCCGCGTTACGACGTAGAGCGCTTCGGTTTTGCACCGCGTGCCTCGCCGCGCCAGTCTGACGTCATGATCGTCGCCGGCACGCTGACCAACAAGATGGCCCCGGCTCTGCGCAAGGTCTACGACCAGATGCCGGAACCGCGCTACGTCATCTCGATGGGCTCCTGCGCCAACGGCGGCGGCTACTATCATTACTCCTATTCTGTTGTGCGCGGCTGCGACCGTGTGGTGCCGATCGACATCTATGTACCGGGCTGTCCTCCCACGGCGGAGGCGCTGCTCTACGGCGTCCTTCTGCTGCAGAAGAAAATCCGGCGCACCGGCACGATCGAACGGTAAGGCAGAGGACAAGGCAATATGAGTGAAGCCCTGAACGAACTCGCCACCTATCTCACGGAAGTTCGCGGCGCGCTGATTTCGTCGTTCGAGATCAAGTACGGTGAGCTGAACGTGACGACATCAGCGGCAAACGTGGTCGCGCTGCTGACGTTCCTGCGTGATGATGCCAAATGCGGTTTCGTCAACCTTACGGATATTTGCGGCGTCGACTGGCCGCAGCGTCCCGATCGTTTCGATGTCGTCTACCACCTGCTGTCGCCGAAGAAGAATTTGCGCATCCGCGTCAAGGTTCCGGTCGCCGAAGATCAGCCGGTTCCCTCGGCCTGCAGCGTCTATCCCGGCGCCGATTGGTTCGAGCGCGAAACCTGGGACATGTACGGCGTTCTCTTCACCGGCCACCCGGATCTGCGCCGCCTTTTGACCGACTACGGCTTCGAAGGCCATCCGCTGCGCAAGGATTTCCCGACCACCGGTTTCGTCGAAGTTCGTTATGACGACGCTGCCAAGCGCGTCATCTACGAGCCGGTCGAGCTGAAGCAGGAATTCCGTAACTTCGACTTCTTGTCCCCTTGGGAAGGCACGGATTACGTGCTGCCGGGCGATGAGAAGGCGAAGGCATAATTTGATGGCGTGTGGCGGGCCTTGAGGCTTGCCATTCTCTGAATATCTGAAAACGCGAGCATCGCCGCCATGACAGAACACAACGTTCGCAACTTCAACATCAATTTCGGTCCGCAGCACCCGGCTGCGCACGGCGTTTTGCGTCTTGTCCTCGAATTGGACGGCGAAATTGTGGAACGCGTCGATCCCCATATCGGCCTGCTGCATCGCGGCACGGAAAAGCTGATCGAGACGAAGACATATCTGCAGGCCGTTCCTTATTTCGACCGCCTTGATTACGTGGCGCCGATGAACCAGGAACACGCCTATGCGCTGGCTGTCGAAAAGCTCCTCGGCATCGAAATTCCGATCCGTGGCCAGTTGATCCGCGTGCTCTACTCGGAAATCGGCCGCATCCTTTCGCATCTTCTGAACGTTACGACGCAGGCCATGGACGTCGGTGCGCTGACGCCGCCGCTGTGGGGCTTCGAGGAGCGTGAAAAGCTGATGGTGTTCTATGAACGCGCATCTGGCTCGCGCATGCATGCCGCTTATGTCCGTCCGGGCGGCGTTCACCAGGATCTGCCGGAAAAGCTGGTGCAGGATATCGGCGACTGGTGCGATCCCTTCTTGAAAGCGCTCGACGATATCGACGAGCTGCTCACTGGCAACCGCATCTTCAAGCAGCGCAACGTCGATATCGGCGTCGTGTCGCTGGAAGACTGCTGGGCATGGGGCTTCTCTGGCGTCATGGTCCGTGGCTCGGGTGCCGCTTGGGACCTGCGTCGCGCGCAGCCCTATGAATGCTATTCCGATCTCGAATTCGACATTCCGATCGGCAAGAACGGCGACTGCTACGACCGTTACCTGATCCGCATGATCGAGATGCGCCAGTCTGTCCGCATCATGAAGCAGTGCGTCAACCGCCTGCTCGGCGATGCCAAGACCGGCCCGGTCTCTTCGCTCGACGGCAAGGTCGTGCCGCCGAAGCGCGGTGAGATGAAGCGTTCGATGGAAGCGTTGATCCACCATTTCAAGCTCTACACTGAAGGGTACCACGTGCCCGCCGGCGAGGTTTATACCGCCGTCGAAGCGCCGAAGGGCGAGTTCGGCGTCTATCTCGTCTCCGACGGCTCGAACAAGCCGTATCGCTGCAAGATCCGCGCTCCGGGCTATGCGCATCTGCAGGCCATGGATTTCATGTGCCGCGGCCATCTGCTTGCCGACGTCGCGGCCGTGCTCGGTTCGCTCGACATCGTGTTCGGTGAGGTGGATCGCTGATGCAGCTTTGGCCGGTCCTCGTTGCGGCGCTTCTTGTTGCTTCCGGAGCTTCGGCTCAGCAGGTCGGCAAGACGCAGACGTTGCCCAGCATCACCGTGCAAGGTTCGAATGCGAAAAGTTCGAATGTTGCCAAGAGTGGAAATACGGCTTCGCAAAGCGCGGTATCGACCATGGGCGATCTCGTGTCACGCGGCTATGAAATAAAGGCCGCTGTGCCCAACGGCGGCAAATTCGTTGTGTTTATGCAGAAAGACCAGTCGGCCTATGCCTGCGAATTTTCGTCTCTGACGGATACGCGGTGTGGGTCCTTAAACTGAGATAAGGCGTGAAAGATGTCCGTTCGTCGACTAGCCGAAGATCAATTCCAGCCTGCCGCCTTCGCCTTTAACCAGGAGAACGCGGTTTGGGCGGAAAAGACGATCAAGAAATATCCCGAGGGCCGTCAGCAATCCGCGATCATCCCGCTGATGATGCGGGCGCAAGAGCAGGATGGCTGGGTCACCAAGGCGGCCATCGAAAAGATCGCCGATATGCTCGACATGGCCTATATTCGTGCGCTCGAAGTTGCCACCTTCTATACACAGTTCCAACTGCATCCGGTCGGCAGCCGCGCCCATATCCAGGTGTGTGGCACGACGCCCTGCATGCTGCGCGGCGCCGAGGGCTTGGTGAAGGTCTGCAAGAGCAAGATCGCCGACCACGCGCTGGAACGCAATGCCGAAGGCACGCTTTCCTGGGAAGAGGTCGAATGTCAGGGCGCCTGCGTCAACGCACCGATGGTTGTTATCGGCAAGGATACCTATGAGGATCTGACGCCGGAACGTCTCGAAGAGATCATCGATGCATTTGTCGCAGGCAAGGGCAGCGAAGTCCCGACTGGCCCGCAGATCGATCGCGTTTTCTCTGCACCGGAAGGTGGTTTGACTTCGCTTCTGGATTCGCCGAAGCCGGCGACGAAGAAGAAGTCCGGTGCTAAGGTTGTCGCCGAAGCGGGGGCGGTGCCATCCGAGCCAGCGGCTGTCGGCAACAAGGCTGAGTAAGAGGTAAGGCATGTTACAGGATCAGGATCGCATCTTTACCAATATCTACGGTCTCAAGGACAAGTCCCTGAAAGGCGCGATGAGCCGCGGCCATTGGGATGGCACCAAGCAAATCCTCGAAAAGGGCCGGGACTGGATCGTCAACGAGATGAAGGCTTCCGGCCTTCGCGGTCGTGGTGGCGCAGGCTTCCCGACGGGCCTGAAGTGGTCCTTCATGC
It encodes the following:
- a CDS encoding NADH-quinone oxidoreductase subunit C, producing the protein MSEALNELATYLTEVRGALISSFEIKYGELNVTTSAANVVALLTFLRDDAKCGFVNLTDICGVDWPQRPDRFDVVYHLLSPKKNLRIRVKVPVAEDQPVPSACSVYPGADWFERETWDMYGVLFTGHPDLRRLLTDYGFEGHPLRKDFPTTGFVEVRYDDAAKRVIYEPVELKQEFRNFDFLSPWEGTDYVLPGDEKAKA
- a CDS encoding NADH-quinone oxidoreductase subunit D: MTEHNVRNFNINFGPQHPAAHGVLRLVLELDGEIVERVDPHIGLLHRGTEKLIETKTYLQAVPYFDRLDYVAPMNQEHAYALAVEKLLGIEIPIRGQLIRVLYSEIGRILSHLLNVTTQAMDVGALTPPLWGFEEREKLMVFYERASGSRMHAAYVRPGGVHQDLPEKLVQDIGDWCDPFLKALDDIDELLTGNRIFKQRNVDIGVVSLEDCWAWGFSGVMVRGSGAAWDLRRAQPYECYSDLEFDIPIGKNGDCYDRYLIRMIEMRQSVRIMKQCVNRLLGDAKTGPVSSLDGKVVPPKRGEMKRSMEALIHHFKLYTEGYHVPAGEVYTAVEAPKGEFGVYLVSDGSNKPYRCKIRAPGYAHLQAMDFMCRGHLLADVAAVLGSLDIVFGEVDR
- a CDS encoding NuoB/complex I 20 kDa subunit family protein, with the translated sequence MGVAQSNTTLVAPQPKGIIDPATGKPVGGNDPFFGEINNELADKGFLVTSTDELINWARTGSLMWMTFGLACCAVEMMQVSMPRYDVERFGFAPRASPRQSDVMIVAGTLTNKMAPALRKVYDQMPEPRYVISMGSCANGGGYYHYSYSVVRGCDRVVPIDIYVPGCPPTAEALLYGVLLLQKKIRRTGTIER
- a CDS encoding NADH-quinone oxidoreductase subunit A, which encodes MTGLLSSYIPIAIFIGIAVVIGLALLITPFAVAFKAPDSEKLSAYECGFNAFDDARMKFDIRFYLVSILFIIFDLEVAFLFPWAVSFGAIGWFGFWSMMVFLAVLTIGFIYEWKKGALEWE